A DNA window from Labrys wisconsinensis contains the following coding sequences:
- a CDS encoding phosphodiesterase gives MTKIVHLSDIHMAPAGERVVGFDPAARLAAVVEAVNAEHADAALCIVSGDLADRGDEVSYRRLAPLLAGLVPPVRLMLGNHDRREPFRRVFPEAPDDGAGFVQEAIDLGALRLVLLDTLDEAAPSAGRLGSARLAWLEKALAARPDAATLVFLHHPPFPLGIDYFNAMLLEDGDRLEALLDRHPQVIHTAFGHVHFATCGRSGRRSFSATRGTCHPLHPLPAGLSARYVDRPPACDVILVDGGRVVVHPLEVAPADAVVARETADGDGGPGSITVFRPATS, from the coding sequence GTGACCAAGATCGTGCATCTCTCCGACATCCACATGGCCCCGGCCGGCGAGCGCGTCGTCGGCTTCGATCCCGCCGCGCGTCTGGCGGCGGTGGTCGAGGCCGTCAACGCCGAGCATGCGGACGCGGCGCTGTGCATCGTCTCCGGCGATCTCGCCGACCGCGGCGACGAGGTCTCGTACCGCCGGCTCGCGCCGCTGCTGGCCGGCCTCGTGCCGCCGGTCCGCCTGATGCTCGGCAACCACGACCGGCGGGAGCCCTTCCGCCGCGTCTTTCCCGAAGCGCCCGACGACGGGGCCGGCTTCGTGCAGGAAGCGATCGACCTCGGGGCGCTGCGCCTCGTGCTGCTCGACACGCTCGACGAGGCCGCGCCGAGCGCCGGACGGCTCGGCTCCGCGCGGCTCGCCTGGCTGGAGAAGGCGCTGGCGGCGCGGCCGGACGCGGCCACCCTCGTCTTCCTGCACCACCCGCCCTTCCCGCTCGGCATCGACTATTTCAACGCCATGCTGCTCGAGGACGGCGACCGGCTGGAGGCGCTGCTCGACCGCCATCCCCAGGTGATCCACACCGCCTTCGGCCATGTGCATTTCGCCACCTGCGGCCGCTCGGGCCGGCGCTCCTTCTCGGCGACGCGCGGCACCTGCCATCCCCTCCATCCGCTGCCGGCCGGCCTCTCGGCCCGTTATGTCGATCGGCCGCCGGCCTGCGACGTCATCCTGGTCGACGGCGGCCGGGTGGTGGTCCACCCGCTGGAGGTCGCCCCGGCGGACGCGGTCGTGGCGCGCGAGACCGCCGATGGGGACGGCGGGCCGGGCTCCATCACCGTGTTCCGGCCGGCGACGAGTTGA
- a CDS encoding ABC transporter substrate-binding protein has translation MSRWMRIVAAGCLAAALGAPAAAETVTLDVQYAWPSHKRFHEPLAEAFMKEHPDIKIRYLAPAASYTDGQQRILRSAVTGALPDIWYSGYNYLGELVRTLEPRGEIAELGPLLAAEGADWLKANYADTVLRLGQVDGRQWGMPLTSSTPIVYYNKDLLASVGESADALRTWDGIIGAARKITASGSADGMSYAVNEWGDDWLWQALILNAGGEMMSGETVAFGGESGRSAVSLIRRLVTETHMPFLDEDQAIQQFAAGKLGIFIGSTAEVRVMGDAIGGKFGLGTAPYPAPVKGAGGLPVGGSAAVILAQDPAKRKAAWEFLKFITGPAGQKTVVLGSGYMPTNLQTVRSDYLGQFYAAHPDWTTSVGQWPIARPWFGYPGASGPRIWDEQKVVLSQIMRGEVTPEAGLAALVEVTARLAKATN, from the coding sequence ATGTCCAGATGGATGCGAATCGTCGCAGCAGGCTGCCTCGCCGCCGCCCTCGGCGCCCCGGCGGCGGCCGAGACCGTCACCCTCGACGTGCAATATGCCTGGCCTTCGCACAAGCGCTTCCACGAGCCGCTGGCCGAGGCCTTCATGAAGGAGCACCCGGACATCAAGATCCGCTACCTCGCGCCGGCGGCGAGCTATACTGACGGCCAGCAGCGCATCCTGCGCTCCGCCGTGACCGGCGCCCTGCCCGACATCTGGTACTCCGGCTACAACTATCTCGGCGAGCTCGTGCGCACGCTCGAGCCGCGCGGGGAGATCGCCGAGCTCGGGCCGCTCCTGGCGGCGGAAGGCGCCGACTGGCTCAAGGCGAACTATGCCGACACCGTGCTCCGGCTCGGGCAGGTCGACGGCCGGCAATGGGGCATGCCGCTGACCTCCTCGACACCGATCGTCTACTACAACAAGGACCTGCTCGCCTCCGTGGGCGAGAGCGCCGACGCCCTCAGGACCTGGGACGGCATCATTGGCGCAGCCAGGAAGATCACCGCGTCCGGCAGCGCCGACGGCATGTCCTATGCCGTCAACGAATGGGGCGACGACTGGCTGTGGCAGGCGCTGATCCTCAACGCCGGCGGCGAGATGATGAGCGGCGAGACGGTCGCCTTCGGCGGCGAGAGCGGCCGGAGCGCCGTCAGCCTGATCCGGCGCCTCGTCACCGAGACGCACATGCCGTTCCTCGACGAGGACCAGGCGATCCAGCAATTCGCCGCGGGCAAGCTCGGCATCTTCATCGGCTCGACCGCCGAGGTGCGCGTCATGGGCGACGCGATCGGCGGCAAGTTCGGCCTGGGCACGGCGCCCTACCCGGCCCCGGTCAAGGGCGCGGGCGGCCTGCCCGTCGGCGGCAGCGCCGCGGTGATCCTGGCGCAGGACCCGGCGAAGCGGAAGGCGGCCTGGGAATTCCTCAAGTTCATCACCGGCCCGGCCGGCCAGAAGACCGTCGTGCTCGGCTCGGGCTACATGCCGACCAACCTGCAGACCGTGCGCTCCGACTATCTCGGCCAGTTCTATGCCGCGCATCCCGACTGGACCACGAGCGTCGGCCAATGGCCGATCGCCAGGCCCTGGTTCGGCTATCCCGGCGCCTCCGGCCCGCGGATCTGGGACGAGCAGAAGGTGGTGCTGTCGCAGATCATGCGCGGCGAGGTCACGCCGGAGGCCGGCCTCGCCGCCCTGGTCGAGGTCACCGCCCGCCTCGCCAAGGCGACGAACTGA
- a CDS encoding carbohydrate ABC transporter permease: MMAPANPLPRLTRSIGANAVLLGLAGLVLLPYAWMALTAMRAPSEIFSDPFGLPHDPGILVDNIRRAFAAVPMARFLLNGLVVTAGLLMLQLAVAVPCAYALAKLRFAGKSALFALIVAALCVPIQVPMLPIYIVLASLKALDSYFALIFPFVLSPFAIFLLRQQFRAFPDEIIQAARLDGFSEVEIMLRLVVPSARPAIAAFAVFSITAHWNDLYWPLIVVSSETMATPPLGLMFFRDGDLGTDYGPLMAGAILIVAPVMLVFLLAQRQFIRGLTMTGLR, translated from the coding sequence CTGATGGCGCCCGCGAACCCCCTGCCGCGCCTGACGCGGAGCATCGGCGCCAACGCGGTGCTGCTCGGCCTCGCCGGCCTCGTCCTGCTGCCCTATGCCTGGATGGCGCTCACCGCCATGCGGGCGCCGTCCGAGATCTTCTCCGACCCGTTCGGCCTGCCGCACGATCCCGGCATCCTCGTCGACAATATCCGGCGCGCCTTCGCCGCGGTGCCGATGGCACGCTTCCTCCTCAACGGCCTCGTGGTCACGGCCGGCCTGCTCATGCTGCAGCTCGCCGTCGCCGTTCCCTGCGCCTACGCGCTGGCCAAGCTTCGATTTGCCGGCAAATCAGCTCTGTTCGCCCTGATCGTCGCCGCGCTCTGCGTGCCGATCCAGGTGCCGATGCTGCCGATCTACATCGTGCTGGCCTCGCTCAAGGCGCTCGACAGCTATTTCGCGCTGATCTTTCCCTTCGTACTGTCGCCCTTCGCCATCTTCCTCCTGCGCCAGCAGTTCCGCGCCTTCCCGGACGAGATCATCCAGGCGGCGCGCCTCGACGGCTTCAGCGAGGTGGAGATCATGCTGCGCCTGGTCGTGCCGAGCGCCCGGCCGGCGATCGCCGCCTTCGCGGTGTTCTCGATCACGGCGCACTGGAACGACCTCTACTGGCCGCTGATCGTGGTCTCCTCCGAGACCATGGCGACGCCGCCGCTCGGCCTGATGTTCTTCCGGGACGGCGATCTCGGCACCGATTACGGCCCCCTGATGGCCGGCGCGATCCTCATCGTGGCGCCGGTCATGCTCGTCTTCCTCCTTGCGCAACGCCAGTTCATCCGGGGCCTGACCATGACCGGCCTGCGCTGA
- a CDS encoding carbohydrate ABC transporter permease: protein MTAISPTLRRRSEQAEALRGFALAAPAILLLALLVVAPLLVVFGLSFTDYSLGARHWAFTGLGNYARILGDPRALGAVGHTLVYVLVAVPLSVLLGLMLALLIQERVRLRRAYEVVFFLPATSTFIAMAIVWQFLLHGRIGPINAWLAWLGVGRIDFLTDPATALPTLAAIGAWQLVGQTTVLFLAGLAGVPADIHDAAALDGMGRGWDRFLRVTLPLLGPTVLFVVVTTTITAFQAFDSIAALTRGGPAGSTETLLYKIYLEAYQYTAMGYAAALSILFLAAIALFSLVQIVLADKRIHY, encoded by the coding sequence ATGACCGCGATCTCGCCAACCCTGCGCCGCCGCAGCGAGCAGGCCGAGGCCCTGCGCGGCTTCGCCCTGGCCGCGCCGGCGATCCTGCTCCTGGCGCTGCTGGTCGTCGCCCCGCTCCTGGTGGTGTTCGGCCTCAGCTTCACCGATTACAGCCTCGGCGCGCGGCACTGGGCCTTCACCGGCCTCGGCAACTATGCGCGCATCCTCGGCGACCCGCGGGCACTCGGCGCGGTCGGGCACACCCTGGTCTACGTGCTCGTCGCCGTGCCCCTGTCCGTGCTGCTCGGCCTCATGCTCGCCCTGCTGATCCAGGAGCGCGTCCGTCTCAGGCGCGCCTACGAGGTGGTTTTCTTCCTGCCCGCCACCAGCACCTTCATCGCCATGGCCATCGTCTGGCAGTTCCTGCTGCACGGTCGGATCGGCCCGATCAACGCCTGGCTCGCCTGGCTCGGCGTCGGCCGCATCGACTTCCTCACCGATCCCGCAACGGCGCTGCCGACCCTGGCGGCGATCGGCGCCTGGCAGCTGGTCGGCCAGACCACGGTGCTGTTCCTGGCGGGCCTCGCCGGCGTGCCCGCCGACATCCACGACGCCGCCGCGCTCGACGGCATGGGGCGGGGCTGGGACCGCTTCCTGCGCGTGACCCTGCCCCTGCTTGGTCCGACGGTGCTGTTCGTCGTGGTCACCACGACCATCACGGCCTTCCAGGCCTTCGATTCCATCGCCGCCCTCACCCGCGGCGGGCCGGCGGGCTCGACCGAGACCCTGCTCTACAAGATCTATCTCGAGGCCTACCAGTACACGGCCATGGGCTATGCCGCGGCCCTGTCGATCCTGTTCCTGGCGGCGATCGCGCTGTTCTCGCTGGTCCAGATCGTCCTCGCCGACAAGAGGATCCACTACTGA
- a CDS encoding ABC transporter ATP-binding protein produces the protein MMPADVEIRGLSKRFGAADVLRAVDLDVRSGELLCLLGPSGCGKSTLLRILAGFEEPSAGTVSIAGRSVAGVPPSERDIAMVFQSFALYPHMSVRANMMTPLIMSRLPFWSRQPLLGTLLPGVRAARREIGLEVERLAGQLRIEALLDRKPAQLSGGQKQRVAIGRAIIRQPRLFLMDEPLSSLDAGLRSEMRGELVALQRRLGVTTVYVTHDQTEAMTMADRIVVMMDGRVLQAGAPLAVFHEPQHVAVARFLGTPAINLLPGVPAGQGRIVCLGHCLPAPAAAEGSRSVSIGVRPEDVRIAARDGDPALPWRAAIGRIEQTGHEALAYLTLEDGTGLVARLAGEALARFAPPADGIVRVGFDPRDAKIFGEDGVRLAPAPAAAARLALTAVGLTARGGRA, from the coding sequence ATGATGCCGGCCGATGTCGAGATCAGGGGCCTGTCCAAGCGCTTTGGCGCGGCCGACGTGCTGCGCGCCGTCGACCTCGACGTCAGGTCCGGCGAGCTCCTCTGCCTGCTCGGCCCGTCCGGCTGCGGCAAGTCCACCCTGCTGCGCATCCTCGCCGGCTTCGAGGAGCCGAGCGCGGGCACCGTCTCGATCGCGGGGCGCAGCGTCGCCGGCGTGCCGCCGAGCGAGCGCGACATCGCCATGGTGTTCCAGAGCTTCGCGCTCTATCCGCATATGAGCGTGCGCGCCAACATGATGACACCGTTGATCATGAGCCGGCTACCTTTCTGGTCGAGGCAGCCGTTGCTCGGTACCCTGCTCCCTGGGGTCCGCGCCGCTCGCCGCGAGATCGGGCTCGAGGTCGAGCGCCTGGCCGGGCAGCTGCGCATCGAGGCCCTGCTCGACCGCAAGCCGGCTCAGCTGTCCGGCGGGCAGAAGCAGCGCGTCGCCATCGGCCGGGCGATCATCCGCCAGCCGCGGCTCTTCCTGATGGACGAGCCGCTGTCGAGCCTCGATGCCGGCCTGCGCAGCGAAATGCGCGGCGAGCTCGTGGCCCTGCAGCGCCGGCTCGGCGTCACCACCGTCTACGTGACCCACGACCAGACCGAGGCCATGACCATGGCCGACCGCATCGTGGTGATGATGGACGGCCGGGTGCTGCAGGCCGGCGCGCCGCTCGCGGTGTTCCACGAGCCGCAGCATGTCGCCGTCGCCCGCTTCCTCGGCACGCCGGCGATCAACCTGCTTCCCGGCGTGCCGGCCGGCCAGGGCCGCATCGTTTGCCTCGGCCATTGCCTGCCGGCGCCGGCTGCGGCCGAGGGCTCCCGGTCGGTCTCGATCGGCGTACGGCCCGAGGACGTGCGCATCGCCGCGCGCGACGGCGACCCCGCCCTGCCCTGGCGGGCCGCGATCGGGCGCATCGAGCAGACCGGCCATGAGGCGCTGGCCTACCTCACCCTGGAGGACGGGACCGGGCTGGTGGCGCGGCTCGCCGGCGAGGCGCTCGCCCGGTTTGCGCCGCCGGCGGACGGCATCGTGCGCGTCGGCTTCGACCCGCGCGACGCCAAGATCTTCGGCGAGGACGGCGTGCGCCTGGCGCCGGCCCCCGCGGCGGCGGCTCGCCTCGCCCTGACGGCCGTGGGCCTGACGGCCCGGGGAGGCCGGGCATGA
- a CDS encoding MurR/RpiR family transcriptional regulator produces MVQDASARAGRHGGFGTGPLAYLEASIPDLPSASARAAVYIVENPEKVVRFSLKDLSGFSRTGEASIVRLCQMAGFSGFSDFKLALARELALRESAEGGTREEEHHLHAMGHELARSITRTAEALDLAVVEEVAARLRHAMRIDVFGAGVSGIIAELFSYRLLRAGLNAHAIRDITLAHEVANGLGPQAAALAISESGVTANTVEFLRAARAAGAYTVAVTCQARSPLARHAEALLPMAKLNIPAYGGYINAVPRAVYVAEVLAALAGAVPKME; encoded by the coding sequence ATGGTTCAGGATGCGTCCGCCCGGGCCGGCCGGCACGGCGGGTTCGGCACCGGTCCCCTCGCCTATCTCGAGGCGAGCATTCCCGACCTGCCCAGCGCCTCGGCGCGGGCGGCCGTCTACATCGTCGAGAATCCGGAGAAGGTGGTGCGCTTCTCCCTGAAGGATCTCAGCGGCTTTTCCCGCACCGGCGAGGCCAGCATCGTCCGGCTCTGCCAGATGGCCGGCTTCTCCGGCTTCTCCGACTTCAAGCTGGCGCTGGCGCGCGAGCTCGCCCTGCGCGAATCCGCCGAGGGCGGCACCCGGGAGGAAGAGCACCATCTGCACGCCATGGGCCACGAGCTTGCCCGCTCCATCACCCGCACGGCCGAGGCGCTCGACCTCGCCGTCGTCGAAGAGGTCGCCGCGCGCCTGCGGCACGCGATGCGGATCGACGTCTTCGGCGCCGGTGTCTCCGGCATCATCGCCGAGCTCTTCTCCTACCGCCTGCTGCGGGCCGGCCTCAACGCCCACGCCATCCGCGACATCACCCTCGCCCATGAGGTCGCCAACGGGCTCGGCCCCCAGGCCGCGGCTCTGGCGATCTCCGAATCGGGCGTGACCGCCAACACGGTGGAGTTCCTGCGCGCGGCGCGGGCGGCCGGCGCCTATACCGTCGCGGTCACCTGCCAGGCCCGCAGCCCGCTGGCGCGGCACGCCGAGGCGCTGCTGCCCATGGCCAAGCTCAACATCCCCGCCTATGGCGGCTACATCAATGCCGTGCCGCGGGCCGTCTATGTCGCCGAGGTGCTGGCGGCGCTCGCGGGAGCGGTACCGAAAATGGAGTAA
- a CDS encoding ROK family transcriptional regulator gives MLRATNVVKAKPINVWVVFEAVRIHGPIPRTGIADITGLSKQATSDLVDELMTLGFVREEKSGERRVGKPPRPIAVDPDGACSIGFHVDYGRYAAIVMNLGGEVLHAEAHALADTAPAAVAAVLAATAERILREGPIGSRRFLGIGLATPGPFGVKGMNPPRLPGWDGIELNRLLRRATGLSVALANDGQCAVTAEWRFGAAARALTNFVYVYIGNGLGAAILVDGAAFGGANGNAGEFGHTIAVPGGQPCICGKRGCLETYVSLDSLTRFLAVRGEAVRDPQDLDERFGAGHPLVQAWMAEGLEPFRMGLNALENLFDPQTIMIGGDAPAWLIEAFMARVEPLHASVSRTERTLPRLMRAELGADAVARGAATLPLLAMLDPQYRELDALA, from the coding sequence ATGCTGCGTGCCACCAATGTCGTCAAGGCCAAGCCGATCAATGTCTGGGTGGTGTTCGAGGCGGTGCGCATCCATGGGCCGATCCCGCGCACCGGCATCGCCGACATCACCGGCCTGTCGAAGCAGGCGACCTCGGACCTGGTGGACGAGCTGATGACGCTCGGCTTCGTGCGCGAGGAGAAATCCGGCGAGCGTCGCGTCGGCAAGCCGCCGCGGCCGATCGCCGTCGACCCGGACGGCGCCTGCAGCATCGGCTTCCACGTGGATTACGGGCGCTATGCCGCGATCGTGATGAATCTCGGCGGGGAGGTGCTGCACGCCGAGGCGCATGCGCTGGCCGACACCGCGCCGGCCGCCGTCGCCGCGGTGCTGGCGGCGACGGCCGAGCGCATCCTGCGCGAGGGGCCGATCGGCAGCCGGCGCTTCCTCGGCATCGGCCTGGCGACGCCCGGCCCCTTCGGGGTGAAGGGCATGAACCCGCCCCGGCTGCCGGGCTGGGACGGCATCGAGCTGAACCGGCTGCTGCGCCGGGCCACCGGCCTGTCCGTCGCCCTCGCCAATGACGGACAATGCGCGGTGACGGCGGAATGGCGCTTCGGCGCGGCGGCGCGGGCGCTGACCAATTTCGTCTATGTCTATATCGGCAACGGCCTCGGCGCCGCCATCCTGGTCGACGGCGCGGCCTTCGGCGGCGCCAACGGCAATGCCGGCGAATTCGGCCACACCATCGCGGTGCCGGGCGGACAGCCCTGCATCTGCGGCAAGCGCGGCTGCCTGGAGACCTATGTGTCGCTGGATTCGCTCACCCGCTTCCTCGCCGTCCGGGGCGAGGCGGTGCGCGACCCGCAGGACCTGGACGAGCGCTTCGGCGCCGGCCACCCCCTGGTGCAGGCGTGGATGGCGGAGGGGCTGGAGCCGTTCCGCATGGGGCTCAACGCCCTGGAGAACCTGTTCGACCCGCAGACCATCATGATCGGCGGCGACGCGCCGGCATGGCTGATCGAGGCCTTCATGGCCAGGGTCGAGCCCCTGCACGCCTCGGTCTCCCGCACCGAGCGCACGCTGCCGCGCCTGATGCGGGCCGAGCTCGGCGCCGACGCCGTCGCCCGCGGCGCCGCGACGCTGCCGCTCCTGGCGATGCTCGATCCGCAATACCGCGAGCTCGACGCGCTCGCCTGA
- a CDS encoding extracellular solute-binding protein, which produces MPAAIPTQLQSSRRAFLQGAAAAGALAATGLTARPAAAETATLSVFGPLPPDPAPPGAAKFAEDAFAAWQKAKDATVSYDLLAWPQLHDRMATAFASGAAPWDVIYMCGWVPEFAGSLLPYADELPKALVADLPQSSFETVSWDGKRYGAVFTLSLLTLFYNREHLAAAGFDGPPRTWDEFKRAAKELTRDGRYGFVANYADPAGIGGTASYWMAFLQQAGGRMYGEDGLPVFKGEAGVDALQMMVDLMGAGTDPGSISYAGINDATNVLLSGRASMMMNWPFMWNAAQDPKQSQIVGKLASAILPAGPAGSASIDGTDAWTIGKASRHPDTARALVEFYLDADVQKRQALDTGWLPIRLSVLADPEVQAKLPNAPTVLEQARHPYNSFVTPDFNQVTQALGTEVQKALQGQKTAAQAIADAQDLVTAIVKRRG; this is translated from the coding sequence ATGCCAGCCGCCATCCCAACCCAGCTCCAATCCTCGCGCCGCGCCTTCCTGCAGGGCGCCGCAGCCGCCGGCGCGCTCGCCGCGACCGGTCTCACCGCCCGACCTGCCGCGGCCGAGACCGCGACGCTCAGCGTCTTCGGGCCGCTGCCACCCGATCCCGCCCCGCCCGGCGCCGCCAAGTTCGCCGAGGACGCCTTCGCGGCCTGGCAGAAGGCCAAGGATGCCACCGTCAGCTACGACCTCCTGGCGTGGCCGCAGCTGCACGACCGCATGGCCACCGCCTTCGCCTCCGGCGCCGCCCCCTGGGACGTGATCTACATGTGCGGCTGGGTGCCCGAATTCGCCGGCTCTCTCCTGCCCTATGCCGACGAGCTGCCGAAGGCGCTGGTCGCCGACCTGCCGCAGTCGAGCTTCGAGACCGTGAGCTGGGACGGCAAGCGCTACGGCGCCGTCTTCACCCTGTCGCTGCTGACGCTGTTCTACAACCGCGAGCATCTGGCGGCGGCCGGGTTCGACGGCCCGCCCCGCACCTGGGACGAGTTCAAGCGCGCCGCCAAGGAGCTGACCCGCGACGGGCGCTACGGCTTCGTCGCCAACTATGCCGATCCCGCCGGCATCGGCGGCACCGCCAGCTACTGGATGGCCTTCCTGCAGCAGGCCGGCGGGCGGATGTACGGCGAGGACGGCCTGCCCGTGTTCAAGGGCGAGGCCGGCGTCGACGCGCTGCAGATGATGGTCGACCTCATGGGCGCCGGCACCGATCCGGGCTCCATCTCCTATGCCGGCATCAACGACGCCACCAATGTGCTGCTGTCCGGCCGCGCCTCGATGATGATGAACTGGCCCTTCATGTGGAACGCGGCCCAGGATCCCAAGCAGTCGCAGATCGTCGGCAAGCTCGCCAGCGCCATCCTGCCCGCCGGCCCGGCCGGCAGCGCCTCGATCGACGGCACCGACGCCTGGACCATCGGCAAGGCCAGCCGGCATCCCGACACGGCTCGCGCGCTCGTCGAATTCTATCTCGACGCCGACGTTCAGAAACGCCAGGCCCTCGATACCGGCTGGCTGCCGATCCGCCTCTCGGTGCTCGCCGATCCCGAGGTGCAGGCGAAGCTCCCGAATGCGCCCACCGTGCTGGAGCAGGCCAGGCATCCCTACAACAGCTTCGTCACGCCGGACTTCAACCAGGTCACCCAGGCCCTGGGCACCGAGGTGCAGAAGGCCCTGCAGGGCCAGAAGACCGCGGCCCAGGCCATCGCCGACGCCCAGGACCTCGTCACCGCCATCGTCAAGCGCCGCGGCTGA
- a CDS encoding carbohydrate ABC transporter permease: MAIASFERRRRAVGVLFVAPALAVLAAILLYPIGASMLLALQKVRLNAGVVERQWIGLGNFQRLLADDTFHRAVLNTLVFSAAEVTLVVLLGLAVAVLLDHPLGRSGLFRILLVVPWAIAPVANAVLWKWILNANYGVLNGVLAWLGLIDRYQVWLGTPASAFTALLLIDVWKSVPFVALLLLAGLQRVPSILYRAAYMDGAGRLASFCHITLPSLRGAIAIAVVLQTIWSLRVFDIVFVLTRGGPADATVLMNFLAYRVTFNFLDLGYGAAIANLIFLLTLLLAIAYVALMKPRQAGGAR, from the coding sequence ATGGCCATCGCCAGCTTCGAGCGCCGGCGCCGCGCCGTCGGCGTGCTCTTCGTCGCGCCCGCCCTGGCGGTGCTGGCCGCGATCCTGCTCTATCCCATCGGGGCCTCGATGCTGCTGGCGCTGCAGAAGGTGCGGCTCAATGCCGGCGTCGTCGAGCGTCAGTGGATCGGGCTCGGCAATTTCCAGAGGCTGCTCGCCGACGACACCTTCCACCGCGCGGTCCTCAACACCCTCGTCTTCTCCGCCGCCGAGGTGACGCTGGTGGTGCTGCTCGGGCTGGCGGTCGCGGTGCTGCTCGACCATCCGCTCGGCCGCTCCGGCCTGTTCCGCATCCTCCTGGTGGTGCCGTGGGCGATCGCTCCCGTCGCCAACGCGGTGCTGTGGAAATGGATCCTCAACGCCAATTACGGCGTGCTCAACGGCGTCCTGGCCTGGCTCGGGCTGATCGACCGCTACCAGGTGTGGCTGGGCACGCCGGCATCGGCCTTCACGGCCCTGCTCCTGATCGACGTCTGGAAATCGGTGCCCTTCGTGGCGCTGCTGCTGCTCGCCGGCCTGCAGCGCGTGCCCTCGATCCTCTACCGCGCCGCCTACATGGACGGCGCCGGACGCCTGGCGAGCTTTTGCCACATCACCCTGCCCTCGCTGCGCGGCGCAATCGCCATCGCCGTGGTGCTGCAGACCATCTGGTCGCTCCGGGTGTTCGACATCGTCTTCGTGCTGACGCGCGGCGGACCGGCGGATGCGACGGTGCTGATGAACTTCCTCGCCTATCGCGTGACCTTCAACTTCCTCGACCTCGGCTACGGCGCGGCGATCGCCAACCTGATCTTCCTGCTCACCCTGCTGCTCGCCATCGCCTATGTCGCCCTGATGAAGCCGCGCCAGGCGGGAGGCGCCCGATGA
- a CDS encoding carbohydrate ABC transporter permease, with amino-acid sequence MSFARHRRGGPWTRLAAIAGLTLFVAWSAAPVLWLVLSSLLDQRALIARPPDLSVGNYTLDNFAAVAASASALGRGILNSLIVSLFSTALALALGAPAAYALARLAVPRAGLIAFLVLATQMLPGIAIAIPLFLVISQLGLIDDVLTLGVVYLSFNLPIVIWILRGFFLGIPPGLERAAAIDGAGVVRTFWHIVLPISVPPLGAAAVFAFVEAWNEFFFALILTRQSAQTVPLVIAAFAGQYQTVFGQMMAAAVISVAPVILLAVLFRDRIVRGFADGMMKG; translated from the coding sequence ATGAGCTTCGCGCGCCACCGCCGCGGCGGCCCCTGGACCCGCCTCGCCGCCATCGCCGGCCTCACCCTGTTCGTGGCCTGGTCGGCCGCGCCCGTGCTCTGGCTCGTCCTGTCGAGCCTGCTCGACCAGCGCGCCCTCATCGCCCGGCCGCCGGACCTGTCGGTGGGGAACTACACCCTCGACAATTTCGCCGCCGTCGCCGCCTCGGCCTCGGCGCTTGGGCGCGGCATCCTCAACTCGCTGATCGTGTCGCTGTTCTCCACCGCGCTCGCCCTGGCCCTCGGCGCGCCGGCCGCCTACGCCCTCGCCCGGCTGGCAGTGCCGCGCGCCGGGCTGATCGCCTTCCTGGTGCTGGCGACGCAGATGCTGCCCGGCATCGCCATCGCCATCCCGCTGTTCCTGGTCATCAGCCAGCTCGGCCTGATCGACGACGTGCTGACGCTGGGCGTGGTCTATCTCTCCTTCAACCTGCCGATCGTGATCTGGATCCTGCGCGGCTTCTTCCTCGGCATCCCGCCGGGCCTGGAGCGGGCGGCGGCGATCGACGGGGCCGGCGTCGTGCGCACCTTCTGGCACATCGTGCTGCCGATCTCCGTGCCGCCGCTCGGCGCGGCCGCGGTGTTCGCCTTCGTCGAGGCGTGGAACGAGTTCTTCTTCGCCCTGATCCTGACGCGCCAGTCGGCGCAGACCGTGCCGCTCGTCATCGCCGCCTTCGCCGGCCAGTACCAGACGGTGTTCGGCCAGATGATGGCGGCGGCGGTGATCAGCGTCGCGCCGGTGATCCTGCTGGCGGTGCTGTTCCGCGACCGGATCGTGCGCGGCTTCGCCGATGGAATGATGAAAGGATGA